Part of the Quercus robur chromosome 5, dhQueRobu3.1, whole genome shotgun sequence genome, AGACCTGTACATGTACTTTGCCATGTCTAAGCATGCAGTGAGTGCAATACTAATAAGATTTCAGAACAGTATGCAAAATCCAGTGTACTATGTCCGCAAGACTTTGGTAGACTTAGAAACCCAGTATTTTCCTCTAGAGAAGATAGCTTTGGCCCTGGTGCACGCCATGAGGAAATTGCCACCCCACTTCCAGGCCCACACGGTGTATGTTTTGATCAATCATCCCCTGCAATCCTTGTTGAGGAGGTCGGACTTCATAGGGACAATAGCTAAGTAAGGTACAAGATTGTGATCTTTCTATGTCAGGTattgtagacacctcattttgtacccgGTTAATAAACTTTAGTCCCTGGTCCTAATGATGAGATTAACATGTCTACAAAggtaattgaagttattttgatagtttggaagtaatcacaactcaaaagtgctcaaattgCTTTGAAAACGATGCTGAAAAATGACCTTTGCTCACAATTTTGACCATAAATTTTGATCCATAAAGAATATTTGAGTGAGGTTCATTTCATTGGAAAATAGACATCCTGGGCTTCAagttgaacacaaattttgcctAATTTAGACTTAAATTGAGTGAGTTATGACCATTTGAAGTTAGGCCttcaaaattgtcaaaattaatttttctgggAACGCATGCGTGCGCAGGGATGCATGTGTATGCAGCTTCAAACCTGCGTATGTAGGCCGCTTTCTAAAGGCACAAAACTTCATGTTTTAGGGCCCAAAGCCTCCCTCTTTGATGGGGCCCGACCCTTAGACCCTTTGGAACatccaaaaccctaaaaatgaaCCTGAAAACCCTagtttaaacatataaatatatccTTATGCCGCCAAACTAAAACCCTAGCAAGAGAGAGTTTATTTTTCACCTAAACTTCTCCAAAACACTTTTCTAACTCTGATTTTCTGCACACACAACCACTATGAACGTTTTTAGGTtcttcaaaacctttttctagTAGTCTTAAGGCAAAAATGACTTTCTAAATCctttcaaaacctttttcaaaacaatcttttcaagaacatatttttattttgagttgtgattacctaTGAACTATTGAAATAATTTGATTCCTTTGATTGTCATTTGATCTTGTTGTGTAGGCACTTTGATTGTCATTTGATCTTGTTGTGTAGGCACTGAAGGGCCAGTTAAATATCAATCAAGTTTGTGTTCCATAGCAAAGTGAGTCTCTCTTTGTGGCTTTTCCTTAATTtggatattttataatttgtatttttgttgttCTCACTTAATTTATATGTTATTCATGCTTagaaatatgttttgttttgtttgattttattttattgtgtctcATCATGTTTTGATTGGAAAGTTGATATGATTGGATATATTAATGAACATGTTTTGATGTGCTAAGTGTTGCTCCTATTTGTTGTTATGTCCAAAGCATGTTTAggaatagattttgttttgtttatccGTATTTTTCTTGATCTTTAATATCTTTGTTGTTAGTTTAGGTTGTTTGGTTATATATTATAAGCATGCtaggttttgtttgattgttgtttgttttgtctcatcatgttttgttttgattgttcTGTGTTGCGAATACTTATGTATGCGTATGCATCCTCATGCCTAGAAACCCAGATTTAGGGTTCttgctattttgtttgttttggttagtTTTAATCACATGTTTAGGTCTTGTTGAGTACAGTTTTCACATGTTTAGATCTTGGGTTAGTAGAATAACATATTTCACATGCTTGGATTGATCTCCTTTAATGGCACCCAAGTCCAAAAAGAGTTCTTACATCCTCTCCACCGATGCTTTCCATCTCACTTGCTAGAATGGAGCGGTAAGGCTAACAACGGCTCCTTCCTTGACCTATAGATCACAACAACACCTTACAAAGGGTGCAAGGACCGAATCaataagtttttcaaacttttctcatttttcaagtTTTCCATTGATCTTCCATTATGATATGTTTTTTAGGCCTGTAAATGCTTGGGTTTTGCtttgggatgggtttagatgaaaacctaaCACTCTAGGAGGAGTAGAAACATGTTTAGGTTGAGTTTTGGTTGAGAAAACTTGGAAAATATCAAAGAATAACCTTTTATGTTCGTTCTTGCGTGCGTAGACTTGTTCTTGCATGCATAGGCTTGTTCTTGCATGTGTGTATCTGCTTTAGTTTATGTGCTTGCAGGTTCCTCCCTGCGTATGCATGCAGAATTCTATGTACGCAAAGTCCTTCCTGCACGTGCATGGCACTAGGCAGAAACCCTAGTTTAGGCATTTTAGctcatttttcatcttttttcaTCTGTTTGCAATTTTAACATCATCCTTCATCATTTTTGCACTCAATTGTATGTCCCATGTCACATTTCATCCTTTTGTGCATCCAATATCATTTTCTCACCATTCCCTTCACctaatcatgaatttaattcCATTCTCTTTTTGCAGGTTTCAGCCCCATATTCTGGTAGGGGAGTACCAGCTAGCTCTTGGTGTGGTACAACATCTTTACTGAGGAGACTCGAGGCCATGTCCGTGCTGCGAGTTTTGAGCCTATTATCTGTCTGATGCCTAAGAGGTCTACCAGTGCTGTCTTGGTGTAGACCTTGGCTGAAAGGTGGTGGGACACTACCCACACCTTCCACATTGCTGGCTGGGAAATGATCATCACTCCCCACGACTTCCACTACATGACTGGCTTGCGGTTTGATGGGGTCCTAGTTAGTCTAGAGGACGAGTCAAGCATTCGGTTGGGTGCAGACTTGTTGGGGAGGAGGTATGCTACGAAGACTATCCGCTATATTGATCTTGAGGCGGACTTCATGCATCGTCCATAGGGGATGACTGAGGAGTGCCTCTAGATGGCTAAGGTCTTTCTACTATACCTATTCACAAATGGTGGGTAGAAGGTGTCATTGAGGTGGTTGGCCCTTTTTCAAGACTTTGAGAGGGCTCGGGCTACTAACTGGGGGTCAATGTGCTTGGCCTATTTCTACTCCTCTTTGGACACTCTCAGTTGGGGGACACTGTGTCAGCTAGTGGGGCCTTGGAAGCTCCTTAAGATCCTAAGattagtttctctctcttttctcttgaaGTGCATGCATTCTTATAGTCATATATCCACATGCCATATAAGTTAAGGTTATGTACCATATTCTTGTTAACTGTATCCATACCTATATCTTGGAAATTGTTACCCTACCATATGTGTCTTGTAAACTATACCATATCTAAACcttgcaaactatcatcttgcaaaCCGTACCATAACCtcttgcaaactatcatcttgcaaactgtcaTTTCTAAatcttgcaaactatcatcttgcaaaTTGCTATTTCTGAATCTTGTACAGTGTCATCTTGCAAACTACTATTTCTGAATCTTGTACACCATCATATTTTTAGCGTTGGGCCGTGGAGTATAGTCTCATTGCTAGGGGGTTATAGTGGACTTGAGGAGGGTCACCTCGCTAGAGGGCCACTTCAGAATTGTACCTTTTTCTATTAAATAGTAATGGATTGTTTCACAGATCCCCACATGTTTcgcaaaaaattgatttttgcaTCAACATTTTGGCATCAACTACCCCCTACTAGTAAAGGGAAAACGGAAGTGCACTATTGTGCACCAACTGAAAAAGCCCCTTTCCTTTTTCAAAATAATGGTTCATAGCTCCAACCTAGACAAGGTGTTTTTATGCCCTTTTTTTAGGTTGGGTTTGCTGGATACAGGATCCTCGTAGTAGGCTGCgttttcttatcttcttcccACCCTAAGAGTAGGAGTAGCACAAAGAGAGGGATTGAGATTGAGGAAGAGATGCAGAAAACATCAAGAAGGTGCTCAAGTTCCAAGATATTGAGTACTATGCACTAAAATATGATACCCGATCCGTACTCGCATTCTATGAAATTAAGTAAGATGGAGTAAGTAACCGAGTTGTACTCAAGATCTATGAACTCGAGTATGGTGGACTAGTACTTGAGCCATACTCACGTTTAAGGAGCTCGGGTACTGTGTATGTAAATAACGCAGTACTCGAGTACAAGAAACTCGAGTTTACTCAACAAAGAACTCGAGTTTAGGACCATCGAGTTCCAAGTGGCATCTTTAATGTGCAAAATTCTAGCTCGACCAATGCCACGCTGGCAAACTTAGTAGAAACTCGAGTTTAGTGAACTCAAGTActatttaaaactcgatttcatgAAGCTCAAGTACTGaaaaagtggtagattgctaaatattttcaaaataatgttAGATTGTCACAAAGTTTGTAAAAAACGTGATATTTGGCTATTTTCATTGATTGATACCTATCAAAGTTTGAAGTTGGTAAGTGCAATTGATTCCATCAAGTTTGCTCAAGAGATTGATATTCatgattttattattgaatGTACAAATAAAGGTTTGTATGGGTTATTACGAGAAAACCATTCTTCAATGGCAAGTTATGGACAATTGGTAGAAGAAACTTTGCAATTCATGAGGAGTACCAGCAACAACATGTTCCTTGGTGGATTCTAAATaaggcaaattttttttttttttgctaaaatggATAGATGTATTAAATGGCCTAAATGCCCCAAATACAACAAAGAAACAACATTTTTgctaaaatgaataaatgtatTAAAAAGAAAGATCCAAATAcaacaaagaaaacaacaataaagaaaaacaacagATTAAACAACATACTCCATATCAATAACCTTGAGCACAAAATCAAGAGCCTTAATGGTAAAACACATTATTACCTTGCACGCTAGggataatatatattatatggcTTGAGGATTTACCTTCCTTTATTAATGGCTAATGTATCTTTTAAATAACTTATCATcaacaaaatttctaaaattttcaataataagaaGTGTAAGGTGGTGTGCCTTGTTTGTAATGTTGGGCTACTTCCTACTACACTaggcccaagttttctggataagggaATTGGAACCGGTCCAACTGAAACCCACCTTGGTCcaacttgtgcacaaactaCACCACGTTTGCTAGGCTTTGGTTATATGCCCATGGCAAGCAGAGCCGCTATAAAGAAGTTATGACAGACAAATATAATACGGATAACATAAGAAAATATAGTTACTACTTTTAActacaataaataaaagtgagcAACAAAAGGCTCTCCGTACACAAAATAAGCTAAGTGAAGGATAAACAGAGTGAGCAAAATCAAAGTGTTAGTTTGCCATGCAAAGTAATACACGGGATTGAAACCAAGAAAGGGACGACCATTCCCTCAACATGAGTAATCTCAGAGAAGAGATTAATTGTTTTAAGAGAACAGGCCTAAATGGTCTATGCCTAAATACATATCTTTTGCCTTTTATAGAGAGTAAGGCTATTGAGGGAGAGAGGAAATCAATCTATTGGTGCATGTCTGCCGTTCTaaactctatttttcttttcctctccttACTActtcttagttttctttttcttttgttttacttcCTTTCCTTCTCAATGCTTACTTATGGGTTATGTTTTTTTCCTAGAAATTCCtattattgtgatttttttaatcCCCCCTTTCAGTGCATAGCGAGGGGTCCTTTATATAGAGCCTGCTGTGACTGgtatttactattttagcccttaactgTCTTTGTCTGGTGTGGGTGTCCTTGCCGACCACTTACTGGTCGTCAGTTGTTtagccaccaccacttacctgtACTAGCTGTGCCACTCCCCTCTGCCAAACAAAGAaggctattttgtttgtttgcttgctgtGGCTTTTCTACTCGTTACAGTGTGtgtgctctctctctttatctctcaTGGCATACACCTAGTAGTTCCAACTCatccttacttcttttgggtgacATGTTATCCTAGtaggacatttcccccaaaaaaacCTGAGCAAGAACCCTAGAATAtgtttttttccctctccccacCGCCAAATCATGCCCTTTGACCCATGACCTACCACTTCCTATATTGGCTAGGTATAGGCTAGTGGTGCTTGGGTTTTGCGCGTGCTTCACCTTCTTCGCCTGCTGTTCATGCATGTGCTGTGATCTAGAGATTGGTTTGTACGTTTTGCCATGCGCTTTTGGCTTCTTATGGCGTGGGTTGTTTTTCGATCTGCCATTCTTTATGACTTGCTTCTTTTGGGGGTTGGGCCTTATTGGATCATGGGTCTTTCTTCCCTCGGCTTATTCTGTGTTCATTCCGTGGCCTTGTTAGCATTTTCCTACCGTACCACTTTGCTATTTCTGCTGTAATGTTGTTTGACTCAATCTTGCTGGACCTCTTTGGGCCTACTGTTTATTTCCCTCCCAGTGACTTAGTGTGTTCACTGGGCTTTTTTTTACATTGTTTGCAGGACCCTGTGTCCAATTTccctcttgggcatccttggcccatttactttccttaggcttccttggcccttttCCAATCCTGCTTTTCCTATCCCAATTACTTTATACCTCATCCTTAGGGCTGATGGGTCTTCCattaaccccttactttctttgcttgcaTTATTTTGGGCCTGCTGTGGCCCATTCTTGCTTTTCTACATATTGCCCATGggtttgcttcttctctctttttgggcCCATTTAAGCCCGTTTGCTTCCTTAGGACCCACTTTATGAGCCCGTGAACCATTCATTCCTGCCACTTGGGCTCAATGGCTTTTTCTTGCTTGCTAACTTTGGTCTGCCCGTGTTGCTGGGCCTTTTCTCTTACTAGGCTTGTAAAAAATGAGCCTCAAcaagaagttaaaaaatatatatatatatatatatggacattATCTAGATTCAACTATTACTTTGACTACAAATAAAGAAGTAATGTATTAATTGCTTAAAAAAAGGTAAGATATCTTTGTTTAGATATTAATAGTTTACTTTCCAAACTACAACAAccccaaatttcagatctaacCATTTGACAACTctttatataagtttttttttttttttttgtcccttttaataacttacaatttaaattagttttttatctATTAATAATAGTCAGTATCAACccaccacttaaaatttgttataaaaatattataaacataattttttttaaataaaagtttatttgcttagttttttaagttataaattttgcttttttgttaTAATGATGGCTTGTTAATTCAATTTTCATTATAGACACGCATATCTCTTCATCATCTCTAATTTTCCTTCTAATTTGAACTATTTGActtgttatattttttacttaaaaaaaaaattgatttgaaaggGTTTCACTTTATctgtattatttaaaattatttattaagaatattttcgataaaaaaaaaaacctaactttactccattttaatttgtaaaagaaaaatgaaaaagttttaCCCAAAAACATCCTTAgacttttcccttttatatattggaacaatgtttttccaaattccataaaaaataaataaaaaggttattTCCAATAGAAAGAGAAGCTGACTAAACACGTGAAAAAGACGCGGAACTTGTTGTCGGTGCAACAACTACCGTTTGTTTTAAATCAACCGTGTCGGATTACAAGCTTTGTTTGGAAATATCCGTTGTTTCCTACGAAAATATAGTATGGAGGAAAAAAGGGCCCCACATTCCTCGCTGGCAGGAAGGAGAGAATGTCCTCCTCACCCATCCTTGTGAAAAAAGTCAAAAGAGCAATTTTGGGCCCCACCACCCTTTAATACTAATAACAGCCCCACCATTTTTAACAACGTTTTTACTTTACTTCTATGCCAATCCCAGAtctaacattttcttttctttgtctgAATATTGTCAGTACAGATTACAGAACACCACCACCAAAGACCATTGTTATTTTTACATTTGTATATTCATATATAAAAGCTAAAACtcacacaaacatatatatatatatatatattatagaagagaaagaaagagagagagagcgagatgGGCTTGGTGGGTGGTGAGGAAAATGGGAATGGAGAAAGGGTGGGAGAGGTTCATATTGgaagcaaaaacaaatacaagagGATGGATTCTGATTTCGTAGAGGAGGATTTGGCATTGAACAGTGATGGCATGGTGATGACAAAGAAGAATTCTAATTCCAAGAAATTTGTGTTTCTCTGTGCCATCTTTGCCTCCCTCAATTCCGTGCTTCTTGGATATGGTTTGTCTTTCCTTTTTGTCACCTTTTCAATATGTTCTAACTTTGATCTGGTTGATCATTAGAATTTAGAACCCACAATGATaatatctcttttttattattattattattattttaaatctcTGATCTGATTATTTAGTAGAATCCCGTGTGATGTAATgttaaaattcttttctttttggaatttggactcTGGGGATTATGGGGCTCTGAAATAATGACTGTGACTGAATATAGATATGCATCGTGTTTGTTTAATCTTGCATAGTATGTGTTATGTAATTAATGGGGAATTGTTTGGTTAGAACCTGAAAATGAACATGAGGGAAGAAAATGCTCATGGGGAAAAGTGGTAGAATAAAATCAAGGTGAAATTTCCTCTTAATGTGTAAAGACAATTACTTTCCTGTTAAGATGTTGCAGACCGTGAAGGCAGTTGGCTCATGTGCCTATAATGTGCTTTCCTTATCTCCTTCTTGGACTAAAGGACTTTGTTGTGGCCAATTTAGATAAGAATGAATGCACATGGAGATCCAGGCATGCCAGTTATCAAAATGTTCCAAATGAAGAGAATATTTTATCCAATGTCAGTTAgtgcaaaacttttttttttttttttttgatcagcAGTTACTGCAAAACTACCAAGTAACAAACTTTGTTGATCAATTTAAAACattatcaaaactaaaatattttctccTAATTACTCTAGACTGTTGAGTTAGCATGGTGAGTTGCAAAATTCTACCTAAAGCAATCAAAATGTAATAATGTTTTTGGGCTACATGTGTATATGCAAAAATTGACACTTTATCAGCTTTGTTTGTATTGTGTTAGTGTGTATAAGGTCATATGTAAAACCTTTATTTGCACCAGTCTTCATTATTGTTTTGTTATTGAGGCTGGTTAATTGAGTGTACTCCAAATCTGTGGTTACAATATGTGCTAATTACTTCGCAGATGTGGGTGTTATGAGTGGAGCAATTTTATTCATTCAGGAAGATCTGAAGATATCAGAGGTGCAAGAAGAGGTTCTTGTTGGAATTTTAAGCATAATTTCCTTATTGGGTAGTTTAGCTGCCGGGAAAACGTCAGATGCCATTGGTAGAAAATGGACAATTGCATTTGCAGCCATAATCTTTCAGACCGGTGCTGCTATAATGACTTTTGCTCCTGATTTTCGAGTATTGATGATAGGTAGGCTCTTCGCTGGAATAGGAATTGGCTTTGGTGTCATGATTGCTCCTGTATATATTGTTGAGATATCACCTGCCATTGCCAGAGGATCTCTTACCTCCTTTCCTGAGATATTTGTAAATTTAGGAATCCTTCTTGGATATGTATCAAACTATGCCTTTTCAGGACTGCCCCCACATTTAAGCTGGAGGATCATGATTGGTGCCGGAATCTTTCCCtcaatttttatgggatttGCATTGTTTGTGATTCCTGAATCTCCGAGGTGGCTAGTTATGCAGAACAGGATTGAGGAAGCAAGAGAAGTGCTGCTAAAAACCAATGAGAGTGAAAGAGAAGTGGAAGAAAGATTGGCAGAAATACAGGTAGCTGCTGGGATGGCTAATGCTGAGAAGTATGAAGCCAAAGCTGTGTGGCGTGAAATATTATACCCTTCTCCTCCAGTCCGACGAATGCTAATTACTGGCTGTGGAATCCAATGTTTCCAACAGCTTACAGGTATTGATGCAACTGTTTATTATAGCCCTACAATCTTCAAAGATGCTGGAATTAAAGGCAATACTCAGCTTCTTGCAGCAACTGTTGCTGTTGGGTTTACCAAAACTATGTTCATCTTGGTTGCTACGTTTCTTATTGACAAAGTGGGGAGAAAGCCTCTGCTTTATGTGAGCACAATTGGAATGACTACTTGCTTAATTGGTCTAAGCCTTACTCTAACTTTCATGGGGAAAGGGAAAATTGGGATTGAATTAGCAATTTTAGCAGTTTGTGGAAATGTAGCTTTCTTCTCAGTAGGAATTGGCCCAATTTGTTGGGTTATGTCATCTGAAATTTTCCCTCTAAGGCTAAGAGCTCAAGCATCTGCCCTTGGGGCAGTTGGTAGTAGAGTCAGTAGTGGTGCAGTTGCTATGTCCTTCCTCTCAGTGTCACGTGCAATTACAGTAGGGGGAACCTTCTTTGTTTTCGCTGTATTTTCAGCCTTTTCTGTTGCTTTTGTCCACACATGTGTTCCAGAAACAAAAGGGAAGACTTTGGAGCAAATTGAAATGATCTTTCAAAATGAGGGAGAATGGAATAGACAAGAGCTGGAAATGGGAGATATACAACAGTTGGTACAAAAAGAATGAGGGGTGGCATGCATGTCCGACTACTAAAGAGAGAGGTTGTAATTCTAAAACTCATTCAACTAGCatggaattattcaagaaatacTATGAAATTAGCAAGTTCACATCATGAGGGTTCGATTTAATGTTGTGGATAAGAGTCAAGCACCGTAACAGAACTAGAAAGGgtcaaaattttttcttataGAATTACAAAATTGTTCTTTGCCCTTGCTTGAACTTATTAGGAGCTTGATTTGTACATTTGCTCCTGTATGATTCTTTCATATTGGGTCCTGTAGAGAAGTTCAGATTGCATTGATTCTTCAACAAAGAAGTCTGTATCTTAGcgtactgtttttttttttttttttttttttttttttttttttttttgattttttttttatctgttcTTGCCTATTGAGCTGCATAATTAATAATGCTGGACATTGAGCCATACTTCAATAGTAATGGTGTGGAAGTACAAATAAATTATTGCATTGATTCTTCAACAAAGAAGTCTATATCTTAGcgtactgttttttttttttttttttttttaactgttctTGCCTATTGAGCTGCATAATTAATAATGCTGGACATTGAGCCATACTTCAATAGTAATGGTGTGGaagtacaaataaattttaaagtgaACTCATTATAGCTAATAGGGGCTTGATTTTTAGCTTGCTATCTTCTTTAAGTATCAAACTTGTTGGAGAGAATTCTAAGAATTGGTCTTAACATATAAGTTTTATTCTGCAGGCATTGACAATCTtcatttcttgatttctttggCCCTAAATTATCAACATGGGCATTGCTGGAGACATTTCTATTTTTAGTTGAATTGGAACATTTTTCATTCCTGGTCAGATTTAGAACTAACATGCTATCTCTACTAATCAAGCATTAGGTTTTTCAAGAGACAATGGGCTCCTAATGTAGTGTCAGATGTGACCTCATTAAGAGGGGagagaaaaatatatgtatgagaattgagaactagtaaaaagaATGGAACAAAGAGGTCAGGGAGAAAGTAAAGATGAAAGTGTAAAATAGAATTGAATGCATAATCTTGGTatccttataaaataaaataaaaatttcccctcacattaaaataaattatgtttgaCAATTCATTAATTTCTGTATATGTTTAGGATGCGATTACATTCTCCATGACCAAACAAAACAAGTATAAAAGATCTGCAGATTATGTTGGATTAATGATGcaagtttttatatatagaaaaatctGGCTTTTATTCACTAATTGAATTTTGATTCATCTGGTATGTAATTTGGCTTCCACCGTTGTCATCGTCCCCCTAGATCTATCTACCACCTTTTGATGCACCACCACCGATCGACATaataccaccaccaccactagaTTTATGCACCACTGCCGATGTATGTTGATcattgatgagagagagagagggtcagaataatttttttaaaaaatttggtgTATT contains:
- the LOC126725916 gene encoding probable polyol transporter 4; this translates as MGLVGGEENGNGERVGEVHIGSKNKYKRMDSDFVEEDLALNSDGMVMTKKNSNSKKFVFLCAIFASLNSVLLGYDVGVMSGAILFIQEDLKISEVQEEVLVGILSIISLLGSLAAGKTSDAIGRKWTIAFAAIIFQTGAAIMTFAPDFRVLMIGRLFAGIGIGFGVMIAPVYIVEISPAIARGSLTSFPEIFVNLGILLGYVSNYAFSGLPPHLSWRIMIGAGIFPSIFMGFALFVIPESPRWLVMQNRIEEAREVLLKTNESEREVEERLAEIQVAAGMANAEKYEAKAVWREILYPSPPVRRMLITGCGIQCFQQLTGIDATVYYSPTIFKDAGIKGNTQLLAATVAVGFTKTMFILVATFLIDKVGRKPLLYVSTIGMTTCLIGLSLTLTFMGKGKIGIELAILAVCGNVAFFSVGIGPICWVMSSEIFPLRLRAQASALGAVGSRVSSGAVAMSFLSVSRAITVGGTFFVFAVFSAFSVAFVHTCVPETKGKTLEQIEMIFQNEGEWNRQELEMGDIQQLVQKE